In one window of Culturomica massiliensis DNA:
- a CDS encoding nitrous oxide-stimulated promoter family protein yields the protein MDKIQKEKKIIATMIRLYCRKREKNAELCPECRVLLEYAHKRLELCPFGESKTSCKHCTIHCYRPEMREKIRKVMRYSGPRMLLYHPWVAIKHFF from the coding sequence GTGGATAAAATTCAGAAAGAGAAGAAGATTATTGCTACAATGATCCGTCTGTATTGCCGCAAAAGGGAAAAAAATGCAGAATTGTGTCCGGAATGTCGTGTTTTGCTGGAATATGCTCATAAACGTTTGGAACTTTGTCCGTTCGGGGAGAGTAAAACATCCTGTAAACATTGTACGATACATTGTTACAGGCCGGAGATGCGGGAGAAAATCAGGAAGGTTATGCGGTATAGCGGTCCCCGGATGTTGCTTTATCATCCTTGGGTGGCGATAAAACATTTTTTTTGA
- a CDS encoding tetratricopeptide repeat protein, with protein MRYRWYALLLPALIVLFLFYYDVFYSGYIEELYRIEKMYNDHPMEARAVLLKIDPRSLTRKERALYGLLRIKNHSGYDSFTELDSLAEEAIDYYRHAIDSSRLFQLYYFKGKILGEKGFLVRAAVHYRKAQEYAVENDLDTRYLLSSSMGRMYHVKMMREDEKRAKLEALHYAGLLNDSLLLGQALIEMSGYYYGTGDYELCRGVLKQAVRLMPVSDKERLATVYAKLSQTYLSVNRGDSALYYIDRALALTTDRLAVYRYYNRKGDAFLKLGRKDSAEYYFSYSLVSGDIRTQMAAYYDLSGLKEESGDRSGALKYLKLYVAQRDSLDLERKELFFDNLSNIAAYQRAREKADLKESELNRKKITFYRILMGVFFVLSLLVWLSYRNERHRRKLKANIRQKEENIMRALLLQQEAENKLLKEREGKEQAEMERLSLTVEYYKRLNEMTIPFLLRSRNRQGAMHLKEEEWSIIIENTNACFEGFTLRIKAVYPQLTEEEIRFCCLIKMELPISLLSEVYHIARTSISRKKVRLKEKMRIEEMTLDDFIRGF; from the coding sequence ATGAGATATAGATGGTATGCCTTGCTATTGCCCGCATTAATCGTATTGTTTCTGTTTTATTATGATGTATTCTATTCCGGTTATATAGAGGAACTTTACCGGATAGAAAAGATGTATAATGATCATCCAATGGAGGCGCGGGCGGTATTACTGAAGATCGATCCCAGGAGTTTGACCCGGAAGGAACGGGCGTTATATGGCCTTTTGCGGATAAAAAACCATAGCGGATATGATTCGTTCACTGAATTGGATTCCCTTGCCGAAGAGGCGATCGATTATTACAGGCATGCAATCGATTCGTCGAGATTGTTTCAGTTGTATTATTTTAAAGGTAAAATACTTGGAGAGAAAGGCTTTTTGGTGCGGGCGGCAGTGCATTACCGGAAGGCGCAGGAATACGCGGTGGAAAACGATCTCGATACCAGGTATCTCTTAAGTTCCTCTATGGGGAGGATGTATCATGTAAAAATGATGCGTGAAGATGAGAAGAGGGCCAAACTGGAAGCTCTGCATTATGCGGGATTATTGAATGACTCTCTGTTGCTGGGGCAAGCGTTGATCGAGATGTCCGGATATTATTACGGCACGGGCGATTACGAATTGTGCAGGGGTGTACTGAAACAGGCTGTCCGGCTTATGCCTGTTTCTGACAAGGAAAGATTGGCAACCGTTTATGCGAAACTAAGCCAGACTTATTTGTCTGTGAATCGGGGGGATTCTGCTCTGTATTACATAGACCGGGCTTTGGCATTGACAACAGATCGTTTAGCCGTTTACCGGTATTACAACCGGAAAGGGGATGCTTTTTTAAAACTCGGTCGTAAAGATTCTGCCGAATATTATTTCAGTTATTCTCTGGTGAGTGGGGACATTCGGACACAAATGGCGGCTTATTACGATTTGTCAGGATTGAAGGAAGAAAGCGGTGATCGGAGCGGAGCATTGAAATATCTCAAGTTGTACGTGGCGCAAAGAGATTCTTTGGATCTGGAACGAAAGGAATTGTTTTTCGATAACCTGAGCAATATAGCGGCTTATCAACGGGCCCGGGAAAAGGCCGATTTGAAAGAATCCGAACTCAACCGTAAAAAAATTACGTTTTACAGGATATTGATGGGTGTTTTCTTCGTTTTGTCGTTATTGGTCTGGTTGAGTTACAGAAATGAAAGACACAGAAGAAAACTGAAAGCGAATATCAGGCAGAAAGAGGAAAATATCATGCGGGCACTGCTGCTGCAACAAGAAGCAGAGAATAAATTACTGAAAGAGAGGGAAGGAAAGGAGCAGGCCGAAATGGAACGTTTGAGCCTGACTGTGGAGTATTATAAACGGTTGAATGAGATGACGATTCCGTTTCTTTTGAGAAGCCGGAACAGGCAAGGGGCTATGCATCTGAAGGAGGAGGAGTGGAGTATTATTATAGAAAATACGAATGCCTGTTTTGAAGGTTTCACTTTGAGGATAAAGGCAGTTTATCCGCAGTTGACGGAAGAGGAAATACGTTTTTGCTGTCTTATAAAAATGGAATTGCCGATTTCATTGCTATCCGAAGTTTACCACATTGCCAGAACAAGTATATCGAGGAAAAAAGTAAGGCTGAAGGAAAAAATGAGGATAGAAGAAATGACGTTAGACGATTTTATTCGTGGATTTTAG
- a CDS encoding DEAD/DEAH box helicase, which translates to MRFDELGLDEAVLQGLDAMNFQETTPVQEKTIPVILEGKDIIGCAQTGTGKTAAYILPVLNRMVTEPQSDEYIKAIIMAPTRELAQQIDMQFEGFSYFVPVSTLAIYGGGDGSVWDQQKQGLQMGVDVIIATPGRLITHLEMYDIDLSHVRYFILDEADRMLDMGFSDDIMRIVKKLPAERQTIMFSATMPPKIQQLAKTILNDPTEVKIAVSKPNEAITQAAYICTEMQKMGLIKEMFGKPVKSKSIIFSSSKQKVKELAYTLKRMKFNVAAMHSDLEQAEREKVMLDFKNNKITVLVATDIVARGIDIEDIGMVLNYDVPHDPEDYIHRIGRTARANAEGLAITFVSEKEQGKFHRIEQFLEKEIYKIPLPPALGEAPVYNPKAFNGGRKPNYKSKRNGNGGKKRFFRPKKQE; encoded by the coding sequence ATGAGATTTGACGAATTAGGCCTGGATGAAGCTGTTTTGCAAGGATTAGATGCTATGAATTTCCAGGAAACCACTCCCGTACAGGAAAAAACAATCCCCGTAATTTTAGAAGGAAAAGATATTATCGGTTGTGCCCAAACCGGCACCGGAAAAACGGCAGCCTATATTCTGCCGGTATTAAACCGGATGGTTACAGAACCACAATCCGATGAATACATCAAAGCCATTATCATGGCCCCTACCCGCGAATTGGCACAACAAATAGATATGCAGTTCGAAGGTTTTTCATATTTCGTTCCTGTTTCCACTCTGGCTATCTACGGAGGAGGGGACGGCAGTGTCTGGGACCAACAAAAACAGGGCTTGCAAATGGGTGTAGACGTTATCATTGCAACTCCGGGCCGACTGATCACACATTTGGAAATGTACGATATCGACCTTTCGCACGTACGCTATTTTATCCTCGACGAAGCCGACCGAATGCTGGACATGGGATTTTCCGACGATATCATGAGAATCGTCAAAAAACTACCGGCAGAAAGACAAACGATTATGTTTTCGGCTACAATGCCTCCCAAAATTCAGCAATTGGCTAAAACGATTCTGAACGACCCGACCGAAGTCAAAATAGCCGTATCCAAACCCAACGAAGCAATTACACAAGCAGCCTATATTTGCACCGAAATGCAGAAAATGGGACTCATTAAAGAAATGTTCGGGAAACCCGTCAAATCAAAAAGTATTATTTTCTCCTCTTCCAAACAGAAAGTAAAGGAACTCGCATATACCCTGAAACGTATGAAATTCAATGTCGCAGCGATGCATTCCGATCTGGAACAGGCCGAACGTGAAAAAGTAATGCTCGACTTTAAAAACAATAAAATAACCGTATTGGTAGCCACCGATATCGTCGCCCGGGGGATTGACATCGAAGACATCGGTATGGTATTGAATTACGACGTACCACATGATCCCGAAGATTATATTCACCGGATCGGACGTACGGCCAGAGCCAATGCAGAAGGATTAGCCATCACCTTCGTCTCAGAAAAAGAACAGGGAAAATTCCACCGTATAGAACAATTCCTTGAAAAAGAAATCTATAAAATCCCACTTCCTCCCGCTTTAGGAGAAGCGCCCGTTTATAACCCGAAAGCATTCAACGGCGGCAGGAAACCCAATTACAAATCCAAACGTAACGGGAACGGAGGTAAAAAAAGATTCTTCCGGCCCAAAAAACAAGAATAA
- a CDS encoding AraC family transcriptional regulator: MEQRNPFRTSFTEPFITGCDNLSSLYNRLCKIESAVILFCRQGNARVTVDLHEYDIVPYTVIFLLPSHIIDIISAGKDFQMAYFACSEAMFREASFRFNPRFFHFIKENPCKVFPSLHWEAVEGLMNATATIYADFNNRFRYEIAKNLLQIWLMDLYDKTYRWFTVQDMEGHNRQEELLKHFISLIHSYCNSEREAGFYANMLCISTKYLTDICTAITGKSAKKLIDEFVLLEIKVLLQNTEFPIQEISNRLNFPDQSYLGRYFKRQMGISPSAYREKFIK; this comes from the coding sequence ATGGAGCAGCGCAATCCTTTTCGTACCTCATTTACAGAGCCTTTTATAACGGGGTGTGACAATTTATCATCGCTTTACAACCGATTGTGCAAGATAGAGAGTGCCGTGATTCTTTTTTGCCGGCAAGGTAATGCTCGTGTTACTGTCGATTTGCACGAATATGATATTGTCCCTTATACGGTCATATTTTTATTGCCGAGTCATATTATCGATATTATTTCAGCCGGTAAAGATTTTCAAATGGCTTATTTTGCCTGTTCTGAAGCGATGTTCCGGGAGGCTTCCTTTCGGTTTAATCCCCGGTTTTTCCATTTTATCAAGGAGAATCCCTGTAAGGTATTTCCGTCTTTGCATTGGGAGGCCGTCGAGGGACTAATGAATGCTACTGCGACTATTTATGCGGATTTCAATAACCGTTTCCGCTATGAAATTGCTAAAAATTTATTGCAGATCTGGCTGATGGATTTGTATGACAAAACCTACCGTTGGTTTACTGTTCAGGATATGGAAGGCCATAACCGTCAGGAGGAATTATTGAAACATTTTATTTCTTTGATTCACTCTTATTGTAATTCCGAGCGCGAAGCGGGCTTTTATGCAAATATGCTTTGTATTTCGACCAAATATCTTACCGATATCTGCACGGCTATTACAGGTAAATCTGCCAAAAAGCTGATTGATGAATTTGTATTGCTGGAGATTAAAGTATTGCTTCAAAATACGGAATTTCCCATTCAGGAAATCAGTAACCGCCTGAATTTCCCCGATCAATCTTATTTGGGACGCTATTTTAAACGGCAGATGGGAATCTCGCCCAGTGCATACAGGGAAAAATTTATAAAATAA
- a CDS encoding low molecular weight protein-tyrosine-phosphatase, giving the protein MKKVLFVCLGNICRSPAAEAIMKAKVKEAGLEEEFVIDSAGTYGGHSGALPDSRMRQHAVKRGYVLDSRARHFYASADFPAFDMIIGMDDMNIADLRHLALDDKEREKIYRMTDFCRKYTHTEVPDPYYGGSGGFEFVLDLLEDGVDGLLERLKKEKTV; this is encoded by the coding sequence GTGAAGAAGGTTCTTTTTGTTTGTCTGGGGAACATCTGTCGTTCTCCGGCTGCGGAGGCTATTATGAAAGCTAAAGTGAAGGAAGCTGGTTTGGAGGAAGAATTTGTGATTGATTCGGCAGGAACATACGGTGGACATTCCGGTGCTTTGCCTGATTCGCGGATGAGACAACATGCAGTTAAGAGAGGGTATGTGCTGGATAGCCGTGCCCGGCATTTTTATGCATCGGCAGATTTTCCGGCTTTCGATATGATTATCGGAATGGATGACATGAACATTGCGGATTTACGGCATTTGGCTCTCGATGACAAAGAACGGGAAAAAATATACAGGATGACGGATTTTTGTCGCAAGTATACTCATACAGAGGTTCCCGATCCTTATTACGGAGGGAGTGGAGGTTTTGAGTTTGTTTTGGATTTGCTGGAAGATGGAGTTGACGGGTTGTTGGAAAGGCTTAAGAAAGAAAAAACGGTATAA
- the ftsY gene encoding signal recognition particle-docking protein FtsY produces MGLFGLFGKDKKESLNKGLEKTKESVFKKLARAVVGKSKVDDEVLDNLEEVLITSDVGVETTVRIIERIEERVRRDKYMGVDELNQVLKEEIVDLLKENNKADVDAFDLPAGGGPYVIMVVGVNGVGKTTTIGKLANKFKEAGKHVVLGAADTFRAAAVDQLVIWAERVGVPIVKQNMGADPASVAFDTLSKAKADKADVVIIDTAGRLHNKINLMNELTKIKNVMKKVIPDAPHEVLLVLDGSTGQNAYEQAKQFTLATEVNALAVTKLDGTAKGGVVIGISDQFKIPVKYIGIGEKMEDLQMFNREEFVDSLFN; encoded by the coding sequence ATGGGATTGTTCGGATTGTTCGGTAAGGATAAAAAGGAGAGTTTGAATAAAGGACTGGAAAAGACTAAGGAAAGTGTTTTTAAGAAGCTGGCCAGGGCCGTTGTGGGTAAATCGAAGGTGGATGATGAGGTGCTGGATAATTTGGAAGAGGTTTTGATTACTTCAGATGTCGGTGTGGAAACGACGGTCCGGATTATTGAGCGGATAGAAGAACGGGTCAGAAGGGATAAGTATATGGGGGTGGATGAGTTAAATCAGGTGTTGAAGGAGGAGATTGTCGATTTGTTGAAGGAAAATAATAAAGCCGATGTGGATGCTTTCGATTTGCCGGCGGGCGGTGGACCTTATGTCATTATGGTTGTAGGAGTGAATGGAGTTGGAAAGACAACCACGATTGGTAAACTAGCCAATAAGTTTAAAGAAGCAGGGAAGCATGTTGTGTTGGGAGCGGCTGATACGTTCCGGGCTGCTGCCGTAGATCAGTTGGTTATTTGGGCTGAGCGGGTAGGAGTACCTATTGTAAAGCAAAATATGGGGGCGGATCCGGCTTCGGTAGCTTTTGATACGCTGAGTAAGGCGAAAGCCGATAAGGCTGATGTTGTTATTATCGATACGGCAGGTCGCTTGCACAATAAGATCAACTTGATGAACGAGTTGACAAAGATTAAAAATGTAATGAAAAAGGTAATTCCCGATGCTCCGCATGAAGTACTGTTGGTGTTGGACGGATCGACCGGACAAAATGCCTATGAACAGGCCAAACAGTTTACTTTAGCGACGGAGGTGAATGCTTTGGCGGTGACTAAATTGGACGGCACGGCGAAGGGGGGAGTCGTTATCGGTATTTCGGATCAGTTCAAAATCCCGGTGAAATATATCGGTATCGGTGAAAAAATGGAAGATTTACAGATGTTTAACCGGGAAGAATTCGTAGATTCTTTGTTTAATTAA
- a CDS encoding TIM-barrel domain-containing protein, which produces MNNVIGNSTIRKVFLLAFLLPLMLSSSPVQAAQKTENVGEVSQPNPAIVGAQKINPTTVEVLLSGNRMITFDFYGDNIFRMFQDNTGGIIRDPEAQPEAQILVSRPRKPLSELNLHETDHLLTISTGKIKIELNKNTSLFTVTNLKTNSVVLEEIAPIQFEAKKVILTLKENPQEYFYGGGVQNGRFSHKGKVISIENQNSWTDGGVASPTPYYWSTNGYGVMWYTFKKGKYDFGAKEKGIVTLYHESDYLDVFFMINEGAISLLNDFYQLTGHPVLLPKFGFYQGHLNAYNRDYWKEDENGILFEDGKRYKESQKDNGGIKESLNGEKDNYQFSARAVIDRYKNHDMPLGWLLPNDGYGAGYGQTETLDGNIENLKQLGDYAREHGVEIGLWTQSDLHPKPEVSALLQRDIVKEVRDAGVRVLKTDVAWVGAGYSFGLNGVADVAHIMPYYGNDSRPFIISLDGWAGTQRYAGIWSGDQTGGVWEYIRFHIPTYIGSGLSGQPNISSDMDGIFGGKKPIINTRDFQWKTFTPMQLNMDGWGANEKYPHALGEPATSINRWYLKLKSELIPYTYSIAKEAVDGMPIVRAMFLEYPNTYTLGKATQYQFLYGPYFLIAPIYQETQVDEQGNDVRNGIYLPEGVWIDYFTGEKYEGNRILNNFATPLWKLPVFVKNGAIIPMTNPNNNVSEINRNLRIYEIYPYGHSSFTEYDDDGVSEAYRLGQGVTTRIESHVDAKNNATVIIHPTQGNFEGFVKEKATEFRINVTAKPKKITAKIGKDKVKLTEARNMEDFLKQENVCFYDATPDLNKFATPGSEFEKEVITKNPQLLVKLESTDITASPTVLTIEGFVFEPTDNYRINTGSLSAPLAQITEENTEAYTLKPTWNKIANADFYEIAFNDMLYSTIRDTELLFEDLNAETAYSFKIRSVNKDGYSDWSAFDATTKANPLEFALQGILGETTAENQGGQGIQKLFNYDEGDAWHTKWGEKAVPFDLTMDLRTINQLDKFHYLPRTDGGNGVLLKGSVYYSMDKENWTEAGTFQWERNGDTKIFTFANRPTARYIKISVTEGVGGYGSGRELYVFKVPGTESYRPGDINNDRLIDMNDFTSYMNYTGLRQGDADFEGYVSNGDINRNGLIDAYDISVVATQLRGGVEKQTTEKVNGNIKLSTAKQTYNPEEIIEIQVKGSDLRSVNAISFALPYNQQDYEFVGVGVQHMKGMENLTNDRLHTNGIKALYPTFVNIGNKEMLEGNENLFILKFKAKRKLKFDLKAIDGILVDKHLNTHKF; this is translated from the coding sequence ATGAACAACGTCATTGGTAATTCTACAATAAGGAAAGTTTTTCTGCTTGCCTTCTTATTGCCTCTGATGCTTTCGTCCTCTCCGGTGCAAGCCGCGCAAAAGACCGAAAACGTTGGAGAAGTATCTCAACCCAATCCGGCTATCGTCGGTGCTCAAAAAATCAACCCGACCACCGTCGAAGTCTTGTTATCCGGCAACCGGATGATCACCTTTGACTTTTACGGAGATAACATTTTCCGGATGTTTCAGGATAACACGGGAGGTATCATCCGGGACCCGGAAGCTCAACCGGAAGCACAAATTCTGGTAAGCCGGCCCAGAAAACCATTATCAGAACTAAATTTGCATGAAACGGATCATCTGCTCACAATCTCTACGGGAAAAATCAAAATAGAACTGAATAAAAATACCTCTCTTTTCACTGTAACCAACCTGAAAACCAATTCGGTTGTATTGGAAGAAATTGCTCCTATCCAATTTGAAGCGAAAAAAGTTATTTTGACTTTAAAAGAAAATCCTCAGGAATATTTTTACGGGGGCGGCGTACAAAACGGACGTTTTTCACACAAAGGGAAAGTTATTTCTATTGAAAATCAGAACAGCTGGACAGACGGCGGAGTAGCTTCTCCTACGCCCTATTATTGGTCGACAAACGGCTACGGGGTAATGTGGTATACCTTTAAAAAAGGGAAATATGATTTCGGTGCCAAAGAAAAAGGTATCGTAACCTTATATCACGAAAGTGATTATCTGGATGTATTCTTTATGATCAACGAAGGAGCAATTTCACTGTTGAATGATTTTTACCAATTGACCGGACATCCGGTATTATTACCTAAATTCGGTTTTTATCAAGGCCATCTGAACGCCTACAACCGGGATTACTGGAAAGAAGACGAAAACGGAATTTTATTTGAGGACGGTAAACGGTATAAAGAAAGCCAAAAAGATAACGGCGGTATCAAGGAATCCCTGAACGGAGAAAAAGACAACTATCAATTTTCGGCCCGTGCAGTTATCGACCGCTATAAAAACCATGACATGCCCCTGGGCTGGTTATTGCCCAACGACGGCTACGGAGCCGGTTACGGACAAACTGAAACACTGGACGGGAATATCGAAAACCTGAAACAACTGGGGGATTATGCCCGTGAACACGGCGTCGAAATCGGATTATGGACGCAATCCGACTTACACCCGAAACCGGAAGTCAGCGCCCTGTTACAGAGAGATATTGTAAAAGAGGTGCGGGATGCAGGCGTACGCGTGCTGAAAACCGATGTCGCCTGGGTCGGCGCAGGCTATTCATTCGGATTGAACGGAGTGGCCGACGTCGCCCATATTATGCCTTATTACGGTAACGACAGCCGTCCGTTTATCATTTCCCTGGACGGTTGGGCTGGTACTCAGCGTTATGCCGGTATTTGGTCGGGCGATCAAACCGGAGGCGTATGGGAATACATTCGTTTCCATATCCCGACATACATAGGCTCCGGATTGTCCGGTCAACCGAATATATCTTCCGATATGGACGGTATTTTCGGAGGGAAAAAACCGATTATCAACACCCGTGATTTCCAATGGAAAACGTTCACTCCAATGCAATTAAATATGGACGGTTGGGGTGCCAATGAAAAATATCCTCACGCATTGGGCGAACCGGCAACTTCCATCAACCGCTGGTATTTAAAATTGAAATCGGAATTGATACCGTATACCTACAGCATCGCTAAAGAAGCCGTCGACGGCATGCCGATTGTCCGGGCCATGTTCCTGGAGTACCCAAACACGTATACATTAGGCAAAGCGACCCAATATCAATTTTTATACGGTCCTTACTTCCTGATTGCCCCCATTTATCAGGAAACGCAGGTGGATGAACAAGGAAACGATGTCCGAAACGGCATTTATTTACCGGAAGGCGTATGGATCGATTACTTCACCGGAGAAAAATACGAAGGCAATCGTATCCTCAATAATTTTGCAACTCCGCTTTGGAAATTGCCGGTATTTGTGAAAAACGGAGCCATTATTCCGATGACCAATCCGAATAATAATGTATCGGAAATCAACCGTAATCTCCGCATCTACGAAATCTATCCGTATGGCCATAGTTCATTTACGGAATACGACGACGACGGAGTAAGCGAAGCCTACCGGCTGGGACAGGGAGTAACCACCCGAATCGAGTCGCATGTTGACGCTAAAAACAATGCCACCGTGATCATACATCCCACGCAAGGCAACTTCGAAGGCTTCGTCAAAGAAAAGGCAACGGAATTCAGGATCAATGTCACAGCCAAGCCGAAAAAAATAACGGCAAAAATAGGTAAAGACAAAGTGAAATTGACAGAAGCACGCAATATGGAGGATTTCCTGAAACAAGAAAATGTCTGTTTCTACGATGCAACCCCGGATCTGAACAAATTTGCGACCCCGGGAAGCGAATTTGAAAAAGAAGTAATTACTAAAAATCCACAGCTTCTGGTTAAACTGGAATCCACGGACATCACTGCCAGTCCGACCGTTCTGACCATAGAAGGATTTGTGTTCGAACCGACAGACAATTACAGAATAAATACAGGCTCTTTAAGTGCTCCGTTGGCGCAAATTACAGAGGAAAATACGGAAGCTTACACATTAAAGCCGACCTGGAATAAAATCGCCAATGCTGATTTCTATGAAATCGCATTTAACGACATGCTTTACTCCACGATCCGGGATACCGAATTGCTATTTGAAGATTTAAATGCAGAAACTGCTTATTCTTTTAAAATACGCTCGGTAAATAAAGACGGCTATTCCGACTGGTCGGCATTTGACGCTACCACAAAAGCTAACCCCTTGGAATTTGCCCTCCAGGGAATCTTAGGTGAAACGACTGCCGAAAATCAAGGCGGCCAGGGAATCCAAAAGCTATTTAACTATGACGAAGGCGATGCATGGCACACAAAATGGGGAGAAAAAGCCGTTCCGTTCGATTTGACAATGGATTTACGAACCATCAACCAATTGGACAAATTCCATTACCTGCCGCGGACTGACGGAGGTAACGGAGTACTGCTGAAAGGTTCCGTTTATTACAGTATGGACAAAGAAAACTGGACCGAAGCCGGAACCTTCCAGTGGGAAAGAAACGGAGATACCAAAATTTTCACATTCGCCAATCGCCCGACAGCCCGTTATATTAAAATCTCCGTAACGGAAGGTGTCGGAGGATACGGTTCGGGCAGAGAATTATACGTATTCAAAGTACCGGGAACCGAAAGCTATCGTCCGGGAGACATCAACAACGACCGTCTGATTGACATGAACGATTTCACCTCATATATGAACTATACCGGATTACGCCAGGGTGATGCCGATTTCGAAGGATATGTCAGTAACGGGGATATCAACCGGAACGGCCTGATCGATGCTTACGATATTTCTGTCGTGGCCACCCAACTCAGAGGGGGTGTCGAAAAACAGACAACTGAGAAAGTAAACGGAAATATAAAGCTAAGTACGGCCAAACAGACTTATAATCCGGAGGAAATTATCGAAATACAGGTGAAAGGCTCCGACCTTCGTTCCGTAAATGCGATCAGCTTCGCTCTACCTTACAACCAACAGGATTATGAATTTGTCGGAGTTGGGGTACAGCACATGAAGGGTATGGAAAACCTGACCAACGATCGCCTCCACACCAACGGTATAAAAGCTTTGTATCCGACTTTCGTAAACATCGGTAATAAGGAAATGCTGGAAGGCAACGAAAATCTGTTTATCCTGAAATTCAAGGCCAAGCGGAAACTCAAATTCGACCTGAAAGCCATAGACGGGATACTGGTAGACAAACACCTGAACACCCACAAATTCTGA
- a CDS encoding efflux RND transporter periplasmic adaptor subunit gives MNRNVCKLKQMIVFICCVIMVSCKTEKPTIQEAGYQVMTVKPAARTLLNMYSATIRGRQDIEIYPQVGGFLTQLCVQEGEQVKKGQTLFIIDQVGYRAALQTAEANVAVAEAQLATAQLTYASKQELFKQNVVSEFDLSTAKNALLAAEAQLAQMKAQEVNARNNLSYTVVKSPVDGVVGTLPYRVGTLVGSAMSEPLTTVSDNSDMYVYFSMTENQLLNLIRQYGSKEEALKNMPEINLQLNDKSAYSEKGKIESISGVINRTTGTVSLRAIFPNPDELLHSGGTGNVMIPSEQNGCIVIPQAAAFEIQDKSFVYKVVDGKAQSTPVRVTRVNGGKEYIVTEGLGEGDIIVTEGVGLLREGTPIKAKQN, from the coding sequence ATGAACAGAAATGTATGTAAACTGAAACAGATGATCGTTTTCATCTGTTGTGTGATTATGGTGAGCTGTAAAACCGAAAAACCTACAATACAGGAGGCCGGTTATCAGGTAATGACAGTAAAACCGGCTGCACGGACTCTGCTGAATATGTATTCAGCAACAATCCGGGGGAGGCAGGATATTGAAATCTATCCGCAAGTAGGCGGTTTCCTGACTCAATTGTGTGTACAGGAAGGAGAACAAGTGAAAAAAGGCCAAACCTTGTTTATCATAGATCAGGTCGGTTACCGGGCTGCCTTGCAAACTGCCGAAGCCAATGTAGCTGTAGCAGAAGCACAACTGGCTACGGCCCAGCTTACCTATGCCAGCAAACAGGAATTGTTCAAACAAAACGTAGTATCGGAATTCGATTTGAGTACGGCCAAGAATGCCTTACTGGCAGCAGAAGCACAACTGGCTCAAATGAAAGCCCAGGAAGTAAATGCCCGCAACAACCTCTCTTATACGGTAGTAAAAAGTCCGGTAGACGGCGTAGTAGGAACTTTGCCTTACCGGGTAGGGACACTGGTCGGTTCGGCAATGTCCGAACCTTTGACAACCGTTTCCGATAATTCGGATATGTATGTCTATTTTTCAATGACTGAAAATCAATTGCTGAATCTGATACGGCAATACGGTTCTAAAGAAGAGGCTTTGAAAAATATGCCTGAAATCAATTTGCAATTAAACGATAAATCCGCTTACTCTGAAAAAGGAAAAATCGAATCCATCAGCGGAGTCATCAACCGTACCACCGGCACCGTAAGCCTGCGTGCCATATTTCCGAATCCGGACGAATTATTACACAGCGGCGGGACCGGTAATGTAATGATACCCTCGGAACAAAACGGTTGTATCGTTATTCCTCAGGCTGCGGCTTTTGAAATTCAGGACAAATCGTTTGTATACAAAGTTGTAGACGGAAAAGCCCAATCGACACCTGTCCGTGTAACCCGTGTAAACGGAGGTAAAGAATATATCGTCACGGAAGGCCTCGGCGAAGGCGACATAATCGTAACAGAAGGCGTTGGACTACTGCGTGAAGGAACCCCGATTAAAGCAAAACAAAATTAA